In Gammaproteobacteria bacterium, the following are encoded in one genomic region:
- a CDS encoding restriction endonuclease subunit S, whose translation MSAVLEKMNELPEGWAISPLSDCAEILDSKRIPINSKERSARIDGKSQDELYPYYGATGQVGVIDGFIFEGEYLLIGEDGAPFFDKSKNVAYIAKGKFWVNNHAHILDAIEGVTSNKYLLHYLNKFNYKDYVGGTTRLKLNQADLKQIPVPLAPPEQQKRIVAKIEELFSHIDAGIEALKKAKQLLKQYRQSVLKAAVTGELTKEWREANKAKLEPASQLLERILKERRQKWEEQQLEQFKAKGKMPKDDKWKGKYIEPVLPEDLELPSEWITASLDQLTEYITSGSRGWAKYYADSGATFIRAQNLKYDVLDLDSIAYVSLPDKAEGMRTRVKYGDLLITITGANVTKTGCVNIELDEAYVSQHVALCRPTITKCVRYLYTYLISKDGARKKLEEAAYGAGKPGLNLDNLKTLRIAFPSIEEQEEIVRLVEQRLVAIQRLDDDLGVQLRKAEKNKQSVLASVFKGSLNGI comes from the coding sequence ATGAGTGCAGTATTAGAGAAAATGAATGAATTGCCTGAAGGGTGGGCTATATCGCCACTTTCGGATTGTGCTGAGATTTTAGATTCGAAGCGTATTCCAATTAATAGTAAAGAAAGATCTGCTCGAATTGATGGTAAATCTCAAGACGAGCTGTATCCGTATTATGGTGCAACAGGTCAAGTAGGCGTCATTGATGGTTTCATATTCGAAGGCGAGTATCTATTAATTGGTGAAGACGGTGCGCCGTTCTTCGATAAATCAAAGAATGTTGCTTACATTGCGAAGGGGAAATTCTGGGTCAACAACCATGCGCATATATTAGATGCGATAGAAGGAGTTACTTCGAATAAATATCTTCTGCATTATCTCAATAAATTTAATTACAAAGACTATGTGGGTGGTACAACTAGGCTCAAATTGAATCAGGCGGACCTAAAACAGATCCCAGTGCCTCTAGCACCACCCGAACAACAAAAACGCATCGTCGCCAAAATCGAAGAACTCTTCTCCCATATCGACGCCGGCATCGAAGCCCTAAAAAAAGCCAAACAACTCCTCAAACAATACCGCCAATCCGTCCTCAAAGCCGCCGTCACCGGCGAACTCACCAAAGAATGGCGCGAAGCAAACAAGGCAAAGCTCGAACCCGCTTCCCAACTACTCGAACGTATCCTCAAAGAACGCCGCCAAAAATGGGAAGAACAACAACTCGAGCAATTCAAAGCTAAAGGCAAAATGCCCAAGGATGATAAGTGGAAGGGGAAGTATATAGAACCTGTCCTTCCAGAAGACCTTGAGTTACCAAGTGAATGGATAACGGCTTCATTAGACCAGTTGACTGAATATATAACATCGGGTTCAAGAGGATGGGCAAAGTATTACGCAGATTCTGGTGCAACGTTTATACGAGCTCAGAATTTGAAATATGATGTATTAGATTTAGATAGTATTGCGTATGTAAGTTTGCCCGATAAAGCGGAAGGCATGAGAACAAGAGTTAAGTATGGAGATCTTCTGATAACCATCACTGGTGCAAATGTGACAAAGACAGGCTGTGTAAATATTGAATTAGATGAAGCCTACGTGAGCCAGCATGTTGCGTTATGTAGGCCGACGATAACGAAATGTGTGAGATATCTCTATACATATCTAATAAGTAAAGATGGTGCAAGAAAAAAACTAGAAGAGGCGGCTTATGGTGCTGGAAAGCCAGGATTAAACTTAGACAACTTAAAGACTTTACGAATAGCTTTTCCAAGCATTGAGGAACAAGAAGAAATTGTCCGGTTGGTAGAGCAACGATTGGTAGCAATCCAGCGCTTGGACGATGATTTGGGTGTTCAGCTTAGAAAAGCAGAAAAAAACAAACAATCAGTTTTAGCTTCAGTATTCAAGGGATCATTAAATGGAATATAG
- a CDS encoding type I restriction-modification system subunit M N-terminal domain-containing protein, producing the protein MSAPEIDNKVWNSAHVLRNYGVGHGDYVEQITYLIFLKMADEREKAGQYMQIPNKLAWGDGVQII; encoded by the coding sequence ATGAGCGCACCAGAAATAGACAATAAAGTCTGGAACTCCGCCCACGTCTTACGTAATTATGGTGTGGGTCACGGGGACTATGTTGAACAAATAACATATCTTATCTTCCTCAAAATGGCCGATGAGCGAGAAAAAGCCGGACAGTATATGCAGATACCAAATAAATTAGCCTGGGGTGATGGCGTACAAATTATATGA
- a CDS encoding ATP-binding protein, translating into MTDNIDKIPLAVDIDRIIEVLAAQIYQSPLALLRENTQNAFDAILLRKADDPTFSPRIDVAIKQNQVVITDNGIGMTIEDVKQHFWRAGSSSKNNEHAKAAGVVGTFGIGAMANFGVAKKLIVETEKLLGSERIISSAERESLSATENCIDVKKEAAQGTSGTTVTAILYENKPIDLNSATNYIKECVTHVQIPVYVNGELISQQGFEQSVPPINVAWKIEQSDMEISQRTRSDVLLAGDNTGEVRIELTNVKYNSQALPGKMILRQGIGAVKTYRSGFSLAPTSLSSVYRLGGIADFLFLRPTAGREALETESLQILQNIFTDVESFVSHHLSKQPQADMSNAFMQWVVNHGKYDLCGKITIRNEPGSRNISLEEIRDSISPTLFNYYEGQDASIIEQYASEDKKLLVAATSNPRKRCQSNYINAYCTNIQRIDDSPKVISLKKQSDYSLAESGLVFRLTSILEADYFVKARIELASLSHQLPVYIELAGNVPTIYINPNGSSASILLEVYQNEFEVFAGMVKDFVRSIIFPKIANFVPSATREGAEAFLKRMRSKREVYEYEKTDLGSLSEIWDLVLAGQISVDEGARRSQVVARRNVQVVDSGSAKSAQEVVPDIVSEAEKQLIGTGAEPGVPMPAISRTDIETDAKLLTIENSEQALNGFQCFLAITDRIREQNGEFFLQPHTTSVIWGGQRILLIFQHHSGRFGLYYDIQLPEIITEASGGEVYPTTTIALKNRIFIPIPMPIQKHLIPTGSDKKRLEVRCEIIHIDNTVTATERVAD; encoded by the coding sequence ATGACAGACAACATAGATAAAATACCATTAGCGGTCGACATCGATAGAATAATTGAGGTGTTGGCAGCACAAATCTATCAGTCACCTTTGGCGTTACTTAGAGAGAATACGCAAAATGCATTTGATGCAATATTGCTTAGAAAAGCTGATGATCCAACTTTTTCTCCACGCATCGATGTAGCGATAAAGCAGAACCAGGTTGTTATTACTGATAATGGAATTGGAATGACAATTGAAGATGTCAAACAGCATTTTTGGCGTGCTGGATCTAGCTCTAAAAATAATGAACACGCAAAGGCAGCCGGTGTAGTAGGTACCTTTGGTATTGGCGCAATGGCAAACTTTGGTGTAGCAAAAAAACTAATAGTGGAAACAGAGAAGTTATTGGGAAGCGAACGGATTATATCGAGTGCTGAACGCGAGTCATTGTCTGCGACAGAAAATTGTATTGATGTAAAGAAAGAGGCTGCGCAAGGCACATCAGGTACCACTGTTACTGCCATATTGTACGAAAACAAGCCAATCGATCTAAATAGTGCCACGAATTATATAAAAGAGTGTGTAACACATGTGCAGATACCTGTTTACGTAAATGGGGAACTTATCAGCCAGCAAGGATTTGAGCAAAGCGTACCACCTATAAATGTAGCATGGAAAATAGAACAATCAGATATGGAGATTAGCCAGAGAACTAGGTCGGATGTGTTGTTGGCTGGGGATAATACTGGCGAAGTTCGTATTGAACTAACTAACGTCAAATATAATTCACAGGCGCTACCGGGCAAGATGATTCTTCGTCAAGGCATTGGAGCTGTTAAAACATACCGCTCAGGGTTCAGTTTGGCGCCCACATCATTAAGTTCAGTATATCGGCTAGGTGGTATTGCTGATTTTTTGTTTTTGCGGCCAACAGCAGGTCGTGAGGCATTAGAAACAGAAAGTTTACAGATATTACAAAACATATTTACTGATGTAGAAAGCTTTGTGTCTCATCATCTATCAAAGCAGCCGCAAGCCGACATGAGCAATGCATTTATGCAATGGGTAGTAAATCACGGAAAGTATGATTTATGTGGGAAAATTACCATCAGAAATGAGCCGGGTTCGAGAAATATCAGCTTGGAAGAGATCAGAGATTCTATTAGTCCAACATTGTTTAATTATTATGAAGGCCAAGATGCCTCAATAATAGAACAGTATGCGAGCGAGGATAAAAAATTACTTGTGGCTGCAACAAGTAACCCAAGGAAAAGATGTCAAAGCAACTATATAAATGCATATTGTACAAATATTCAACGAATAGACGATTCACCAAAAGTAATTAGCCTAAAGAAACAGTCGGATTATTCATTGGCGGAATCCGGTCTTGTGTTTAGGCTTACCTCGATACTTGAGGCGGATTATTTTGTTAAAGCACGAATAGAATTAGCTTCCCTTTCTCACCAACTGCCAGTGTACATAGAGTTAGCAGGAAATGTGCCAACGATTTATATAAATCCTAATGGTTCATCGGCTTCTATTTTGCTCGAAGTATATCAGAATGAATTTGAAGTATTTGCCGGCATGGTTAAGGATTTTGTTAGATCGATAATATTTCCGAAAATAGCAAACTTTGTCCCTAGTGCCACACGCGAAGGGGCAGAAGCCTTTCTGAAAAGAATGAGAAGCAAACGCGAAGTGTATGAATATGAAAAGACTGACTTAGGTAGTTTAAGTGAAATATGGGATTTAGTACTTGCAGGCCAAATATCGGTTGATGAAGGCGCAAGAAGATCTCAGGTCGTCGCTAGACGAAATGTACAAGTGGTTGACAGTGGGTCAGCAAAGTCTGCTCAAGAAGTAGTGCCAGACATTGTTAGTGAGGCAGAGAAACAATTAATAGGAACCGGTGCAGAGCCGGGTGTCCCAATGCCCGCAATATCAAGGACAGATATTGAGACAGATGCGAAACTACTTACTATTGAAAATAGTGAACAAGCTTTAAATGGTTTCCAGTGTTTCTTAGCCATAACTGATCGTATTAGAGAACAAAACGGTGAATTTTTCCTTCAACCTCATACTACATCAGTTATATGGGGTGGGCAGAGGATTTTGTTGATATTTCAACATCATTCTGGTCGATTTGGCTTGTATTACGATATTCAGTTGCCTGAGATTATTACAGAGGCATCTGGTGGTGAAGTTTATCCTACGACGACCATTGCACTTAAAAATAGGATATTTATTCCCATACCGATGCCAATTCAAAAACATCTTATACCAACTGGCAGTGACAAAAAACGGCTAGAGGTTAGGTGTGAGATTATCCATATTGATAACACAGTAACAGCCACTGAAAGAGTGGCCGATTAA
- a CDS encoding DEAD/DEAH box helicase family protein, with protein MKSFAHISRSNAAKLWTHQKDAVKFSVDHLNSNSDTCLVRMPTGTGKTGVIASLTALSCSGSSLVITPWAYLRNQLIADIKERFWDKCGIQNPTRRVRELKPSVAEATLQSNPNAIFVTTFATLSTLRKEYSEAYELLAKTISFVIVDECHYEPAVGWGRSVKELNTKTILLTATPYRNDLKLFRITDPKSQCFHFTHEDAVSNNIIRDVKFEKLSCVNTDRLQTQTEIFLGRWISLLKSKSLPSSNPRAIICCKDVSDIEDVVTTLRSNKNSINAIGIHDRFQGRKEEYLYSSVPDPQEEDAAIWVHQNKLTEGFDDNRFCVTALFTSFSNDRKLIQQIGRILRKSGDDSKDACSLILSPKEISPQVEWESYRNFERDQELRSAQHYKEAVEKLLSLQPEIEYFSGRFLKKFDPSTLDSDAQVIVPPTAIVRKKVKSFDLSDYIENCTDTLNLEDATILGPNLNEPCQKRKDSALWVYASIANSSRAYRRSLYEIRLETHCVVVTKNYVFIADSAGNLPMEYIDEHTLPVGAGTLSKYFDESFTPTNASTQNTIPFDSSVRGVDIRGSNLSLISPSITDRIHICRTTRGYSNKERRYLNIGNGRVRKEADTVTLRDHDYKSFISWAKSTAKALDSSTAPSAFLSRYMPACDPPDKIDPGSISFDMFRSDVVFYIGGGDEQYLCQKASVEVSPKNGGSDTFLFKLSFLPVESVEDKKTDIDFHLKYKPEKRKFWITKEDSSSSITISDSTGIKPTAFSDYFNRNQDVITVCMKDGSSIYSGRNFYQIDYSYFEKYLLQLIEIPNDAPACKNEKGTEEEIKKLKANNTKQFPKGSLFSVISQNKIGLPFAPSTIICDDLGSEAADFVCVDFKSKSLAFVHAKANKGNSKISASALHDIVSQASKNIVYMSPNIESPKGVESWARGKKWNSTQIPRLFKHPAGQPTASALWKKIKRDIIDQPERNLYVVLATAGCVNKAELTKAIKDDSKRTAETSQLVHLLDGLNSQARQIGVSLLVKEIPFDKK; from the coding sequence ATGAAGTCGTTTGCTCATATCTCGCGTAGTAATGCAGCAAAACTTTGGACGCACCAAAAGGATGCTGTTAAGTTTTCTGTTGATCATCTAAATTCAAACTCTGATACTTGCTTGGTCCGCATGCCGACGGGTACTGGAAAAACAGGTGTTATAGCCTCGTTGACAGCGTTGTCGTGTTCAGGTTCTTCTCTCGTCATAACCCCTTGGGCATATTTAAGAAATCAGTTGATTGCGGATATTAAAGAGAGATTTTGGGATAAGTGCGGAATACAGAATCCAACAAGAAGAGTGCGAGAATTAAAGCCTTCTGTAGCAGAAGCGACGTTACAATCAAACCCTAATGCAATCTTTGTTACCACATTCGCTACTTTAAGCACCCTAAGAAAAGAATATTCTGAGGCTTATGAACTTTTAGCGAAGACTATTTCTTTCGTAATTGTAGATGAGTGCCACTACGAGCCTGCTGTTGGCTGGGGTCGCTCAGTGAAAGAATTAAATACAAAAACAATACTTCTAACAGCTACTCCGTATCGAAATGACTTGAAGTTATTTCGAATAACAGATCCAAAATCACAATGCTTTCATTTTACTCACGAAGATGCTGTTTCTAATAATATTATTAGGGATGTTAAATTTGAGAAGTTGAGCTGTGTAAATACGGATAGGCTACAAACTCAAACAGAAATCTTCTTAGGGAGATGGATATCGCTATTAAAAAGCAAAAGTCTTCCTAGTTCAAATCCGAGAGCAATTATTTGTTGCAAAGATGTTTCAGATATTGAGGATGTGGTGACAACCCTGCGAAGTAATAAGAACTCGATAAATGCAATAGGCATCCATGATAGATTTCAAGGCAGGAAAGAAGAATATCTATATAGCAGCGTGCCAGATCCGCAAGAGGAAGACGCAGCCATTTGGGTTCATCAAAACAAATTAACAGAAGGTTTCGATGATAATCGTTTTTGTGTAACTGCATTATTCACTTCATTTTCTAATGATAGAAAATTAATCCAACAGATTGGCAGAATACTTCGAAAAAGTGGGGATGACTCGAAAGATGCTTGTTCGCTTATCCTTTCACCAAAAGAAATAAGCCCTCAAGTAGAGTGGGAATCTTATCGAAATTTTGAGAGAGATCAAGAATTAAGAAGTGCTCAGCATTACAAAGAAGCTGTAGAGAAGCTTCTCTCATTGCAGCCTGAAATAGAATATTTTAGTGGGAGATTCCTAAAGAAATTTGATCCTTCAACTTTAGATAGTGATGCACAAGTTATTGTTCCACCAACAGCAATAGTTCGTAAGAAAGTTAAATCATTCGATCTCTCTGATTACATTGAAAATTGCACCGACACTTTGAATCTTGAAGATGCGACTATTTTAGGGCCGAATCTCAATGAACCATGTCAGAAACGTAAAGATTCTGCTTTGTGGGTTTATGCCAGCATTGCTAATTCAAGCAGAGCATACCGTAGATCACTTTACGAAATTAGGCTTGAGACACATTGTGTGGTCGTTACAAAAAACTATGTGTTTATTGCAGATTCAGCCGGTAATCTACCGATGGAATATATTGATGAACACACATTGCCAGTAGGTGCTGGCACTTTGTCAAAGTATTTTGATGAGAGCTTTACACCCACAAACGCTAGCACTCAAAATACTATCCCTTTTGATTCCTCAGTGAGAGGAGTGGATATACGAGGGTCAAATCTATCCTTGATTTCTCCATCGATAACAGATCGAATCCATATCTGTAGAACTACTAGAGGCTATTCAAATAAAGAGCGTCGTTATTTGAATATCGGAAATGGACGAGTAAGAAAAGAAGCTGACACAGTAACCTTGCGTGATCATGACTATAAAAGTTTTATTTCTTGGGCAAAGTCAACTGCAAAGGCACTGGACTCTTCAACGGCTCCTTCCGCTTTCCTATCAAGGTATATGCCGGCCTGCGACCCCCCTGATAAGATTGACCCAGGATCAATATCATTTGATATGTTTAGATCAGATGTCGTTTTCTATATAGGCGGAGGAGATGAACAATATTTATGCCAAAAAGCTTCTGTTGAAGTTTCACCTAAAAATGGTGGCTCAGACACCTTTCTCTTCAAGCTTAGTTTTTTGCCAGTCGAATCAGTAGAAGATAAGAAAACAGATATTGATTTTCATTTAAAATATAAACCAGAGAAACGTAAATTCTGGATTACTAAAGAAGACTCTTCATCCAGCATAACAATTAGTGACTCGACAGGTATAAAGCCTACTGCATTTTCAGATTATTTTAATCGAAACCAGGATGTGATTACCGTCTGCATGAAAGATGGTTCTAGCATTTATTCGGGTAGAAATTTTTACCAGATTGATTACTCTTACTTTGAGAAATATTTGCTTCAATTAATAGAAATACCTAATGACGCACCAGCTTGTAAGAATGAGAAAGGTACTGAAGAAGAAATCAAGAAGCTAAAAGCTAATAATACTAAACAGTTTCCAAAAGGGAGTTTATTTTCAGTAATATCCCAAAATAAAATAGGCTTACCGTTTGCACCATCAACTATCATCTGCGATGACCTTGGAAGTGAAGCGGCAGACTTTGTGTGTGTCGATTTTAAAAGTAAGTCATTAGCCTTTGTTCATGCAAAAGCAAATAAAGGTAATTCAAAAATATCTGCATCAGCGTTGCATGACATAGTTTCACAAGCATCTAAAAACATTGTTTATATGTCGCCGAATATAGAGTCCCCAAAGGGAGTAGAAAGTTGGGCTAGAGGAAAAAAATGGAATTCAACTCAAATTCCTCGGCTTTTTAAGCATCCTGCTGGCCAGCCGACAGCCTCTGCGTTATGGAAAAAAATTAAGAGAGATATAATTGATCAACCTGAACGTAATCTATATGTAGTGCTAGCTACTGCTGGATGTGTCAATAAAGCGGAATTAACTAAAGCTATCAAAGACGATTCAAAAAGAACTGCTGAAACGTCGCAGTTGGTTCATTTGCTTGATGGGTTGAATAGCCAAGCCAGGCAAATTGGTGTCTCGCTATTAGTCAAGGAAATCCCTTTTGATAAAAAGTAA
- a CDS encoding metallophosphoesterase, translated as MYRILHISDLHRSPDEPIDNASLVASLDQDFCNHRKEDPEIGPIDAIIVSGDIVQGVRIGETDAEKKLMQQYQSANDFLSELVDRYLGGNKKNIVIVPGNHDVDWNKAFSAMSEVSDPPPNGRTDLRQYFNNPESDYRFSFADRKLYHITDKKLYDSRFENYEKFYCDFYSGVDLAYELTKDRYWNLFELDNGNIAVAGFNSCYRNDCYRYVGSIPEGAIGQAYLGIKDSGKPYLLKIAVWHHSTSGPPEQSDYMDNNRIHEMIYRGFRLGVHGHQHRTEVSPQTISVPSEATMALVSAGSLCVGSRELPTGERRQYNIIEISDDYDFAKVHVREMMSGHVFGPRYLSEYGGKTYAEVRWSSETSPAGTPIDKKAHMVSSKIIDAERLLSEGDEGEAIKLLNTIEELPIYGRKLLLKAFENSRDWTGLNRQFVKPQSIQELVSLVSAYCELKKFTDALDAISNYGDELGIDETLKGEMLRDVQAKRDIHS; from the coding sequence ATGTATAGGATTCTCCATATTTCTGATTTGCATCGCTCACCAGATGAGCCTATTGATAACGCTTCTTTAGTAGCTTCATTGGATCAAGATTTTTGTAACCATAGGAAAGAGGATCCTGAAATCGGACCAATCGATGCGATTATTGTGAGCGGCGATATCGTACAGGGTGTAAGAATAGGAGAAACGGACGCTGAAAAAAAGTTAATGCAGCAATACCAATCTGCGAATGATTTTTTAAGTGAATTAGTAGATAGATATTTGGGGGGCAATAAAAAGAATATTGTAATAGTGCCAGGTAATCATGATGTTGACTGGAATAAAGCATTCTCCGCAATGAGTGAGGTTTCAGATCCGCCGCCAAATGGACGCACAGATTTGAGGCAATATTTCAATAATCCTGAGAGTGATTATAGATTTTCATTTGCGGATAGAAAGCTCTATCACATTACTGATAAAAAATTATATGACAGTAGGTTTGAGAACTATGAAAAGTTCTATTGTGATTTTTATAGCGGAGTGGATCTGGCGTATGAGCTAACAAAAGACAGGTATTGGAATCTATTTGAATTAGATAATGGAAATATTGCTGTAGCTGGATTTAATTCGTGCTACAGAAATGACTGTTATCGTTATGTTGGCTCTATACCTGAAGGAGCGATAGGTCAAGCGTACTTAGGAATTAAAGACTCAGGAAAACCTTATTTGTTGAAAATTGCCGTTTGGCATCATAGTACTAGCGGTCCTCCTGAGCAGAGTGACTATATGGATAATAATAGAATTCATGAAATGATATATCGTGGCTTTCGATTAGGGGTTCATGGTCATCAGCATAGAACCGAAGTATCACCACAAACTATCAGCGTACCCTCAGAGGCGACAATGGCTTTAGTTAGCGCCGGCTCTCTGTGTGTGGGATCGCGAGAATTGCCGACCGGAGAAAGAAGGCAATATAACATTATTGAAATATCCGATGATTATGACTTCGCTAAAGTTCATGTTAGAGAAATGATGAGTGGGCACGTATTCGGGCCAAGATATCTATCAGAATATGGGGGGAAAACATACGCAGAGGTCCGATGGTCTTCTGAAACATCTCCAGCAGGCACTCCGATTGATAAGAAAGCACATATGGTAAGTTCGAAGATTATTGATGCAGAGCGATTGTTGAGCGAAGGCGATGAGGGAGAAGCTATAAAATTACTCAATACAATAGAAGAACTGCCAATATATGGAAGAAAATTGCTTTTGAAAGCCTTCGAAAATTCACGGGATTGGACAGGGTTAAACAGACAGTTTGTGAAACCACAGAGTATTCAAGAATTAGTATCATTAGTTAGCGCATATTGTGAATTAAAAAAATTTACAGATGCTTTAGATGCAATCAGTAATTACGGTGATGAGCTTGGGATAGATGAAACATTAAAGGGTGAAATGCTAAGGGATGTTCAAGCAAAACGGGATATACATTCATGA